The window TTTCCATGGAGGTGCAACAAAGCTAAATACAACCCCACCAATAATCATGCCCCACCCTACAACAATTGTTGAACCCCATCTTTTTAATAGCTCAATAGGATGTATCGTATAGAATGCAAGTCCAAAAGCGGACAATATCCCCCAAAAGAAACCAAGCTTCGAGATAGATAGTGATTGTATATTTCCATGAGTTACAAGTAAAAATGTACCTAAAAGTGCTAAGAATACTGCAATAATTTCTTTTGTTGTGGGACGTCTTTTAGCTTTCAGAATAAAATAACTCGTTACAATTGCTGGACCTAAATATTGTAGAATCGTGGCAGTAGCTGCATTGCCATGTTGAATAGCTGCTAAATATGTATATTGAACACCAATCATCCCAATAATTCCAAATATAATAATTCCTAAAATATCTGCCTTATGTCGCCAAATATCAAATATTCTATTTCCTTGTTGTTTATAAGCGATTAATGTTAGTAAGAGACCAGCAGATAATAGACGTACAGTAGTTAACCATTCTGCACGGATATGTAAGACTTGAAAGAGATATTGCGAAACTGTTCCTGAAATTCCCCAGAAAAAAGCTGCTGTTAGCACTAAAATAATTCCCTTTTTCCTACCCTGTAATATCATATTAAACCTCCTTGAATATAACACAAACATCTCTATCTTATTCGTATTGATGGCAGAAAGCAATGTACATTTTATCTTTTCAGAATATTATTAACTGCAAATTTCTAAGCTAATAAAAAAAGATATATAAAAACGTGGTAACGTTTTTATATATCTCATACGAGTTAAAATTACTCCTACTCTTTTGTCGACACATTAACACGCATTAATTTTCCGTCATTGGATACATCTATTTTTAATGATCCATTCGAGTAGCGATCTGCTTTCGATAAAGATTTCACAACAATGGTTTCTTGCACATTTTTCTCTGTTTCTAATAAAACAGTATCATTCGCAGAAACAACTTTAACGGTGAAGATTCGATGAGGATTTGATTTTAATTCTTTTAAAGTGACTACGCCTCGTTTAGCTCTAGAACTTTTTTCAACTTCAGAAACATTCATTCGTTTTACTGATCCTCGATGTGTCACGATGACTACTTCTTGATTATCTTCTGAATTTAATAGATTTACAGCTGTTAAAACGTCTTCATCCTTTAAATTGATACCTTTAACCCCACCAGTTTTAACTCCTGTTACAGGGATTTCTTCGATATCAAAACGAAGACAATAGCTTAGATAAGTTGTTAGTAAGATTTCTGATTCTGTTGAAACAAGACTTGCGAAAATTACTTCATCTTCACCTTTGATATTCATTGTTTTAATAGGCTTAGAATAGCGAGTAACAGAGTAATCTGCTAAGGCAGAGCGTTTAATTTGCCCTTCTTTTGTTGCAGTAAGTATATAAATATTTTCTTTGTCGAACTTGTCAATACCAATCACTTCGATAATTTCCTCATCTTGATCAATTGGGACAATACTTGATATATGCTGCCCAAGATCCTTCCAACGAATATCTGGTAATTCATGAACCGGTTGATAAATGTAGTTTCCTTTATTCGTAAAGAGCAATAAATGATGTTGAGTGTTAAGAGTTTCTTCAAATAATAGATAATCAGAATCCTTCATTGCAAAATCCTGACCATTCGAAGCTGAATGAGACCTTGTACTTGTACGTTTTACATAGCCGTCTTTCGTTACCGTGACAACAACTTCTTCACTTGGCACAAGTACATCCAGCGTTAACTTAATTTCTTCGATTTCTGCTTGTATAATTGAACGACGTTCTTCAGCAAATTTTGTTCGAATTTCAGCTAACTCAGATTTGATTACTTTAATCAATTGTTTTTCATTCCCCAGAATATCGTTTAGCCTTGCAATGGACTTTTCAAGCTCTTCTTGTTCTGCACGTAGCTCTGTAATATCTGTATTGGTTAAACGATATAATTGTAAACTTACAATTGCTTCTGATTGAGACTCTGTAAAACCAAATTGAGCTTCTAAATTAGATTTTGCATCACGTTTATCTTTTGAAGAACGAATCGTCGCAATCACTTCATCTAAAATGGATATAGCTTTAATTAACCCTTCTACGATATGTAAGCGATCATTAGCCTTTTTAAGGTCAAATCTAGAACGTTTTGTTACTACATCCTTCTGGTGGGCTATATAAGAATCCAGCATTAATGGAAGAGTCATCATTGTCGGACGACGGTTATGAATAGCAATCATATTAAAATTGTAATTGACTTGTAGTTCAGTTGATTTATAAAGGTAGTTTAATATACCAACTGCTTGTACATCCTTCTTTAACTCAATCACAATACGAAGGCCAGTACGATCAGATTCATCTCGAATTTCAGAGATTCCCTCTAAGCGTTTATCTACCCTCTGTTCATCAATTTTCTTTACTAAGTTAGCTTTATTAACCTCGAAAGGAAGTTCAGTAATAATAATTTGCTCTTTTCCACCTTTTAGCGCTTCAATTGTGGCTTTTGATCGAACAATTATTTTCCCTCTGCCAGTTTCATATGCTTTTTTAATACCCTCTACACCTTGAATAATACCACCTGTCGGGAAATCAGGTCCTTTAATAACCGTCATTAGATCATCAACAGAACAATTTGGCTTATCTAAACGCATTAGTACTGCGTCAAGTGATTCAGTTAAGTTATGCGGTGGAATGTCTGTCGCATAACCAGCAGAAATTCCTGTAGAACCGTTAACAAGCAAGTTTGGAAATCTCGAAGGTAATACAGTCGGTTCTAAATCTTGATCATCAAAGTTTGGTACGAAATCAACAGTTCCTTTATTGATATCACGAAGCATTTCGGCAGCAATAGCAGATAAACGTGCTTCAGTATAACGCATCGCTGCAGGTGGGTCACCATCAACCGAACCGTTGTTCCCATGCATTTCAATAAGCATATGACGCATTTTCCAGTCCT is drawn from Lysinibacillus sp. SGAir0095 and contains these coding sequences:
- the parC gene encoding DNA topoisomerase IV subunit A, with the translated sequence MTTPERYQELPLEEVMGDRFGRYSKYIIQDRALPDARDGLKPVQRRILYAMFNEGNTNEKPFRKSAKTVGNVIGNFHPHGDTSVYDAMVRLSQDWKMRHMLIEMHGNNGSVDGDPPAAMRYTEARLSAIAAEMLRDINKGTVDFVPNFDDQDLEPTVLPSRFPNLLVNGSTGISAGYATDIPPHNLTESLDAVLMRLDKPNCSVDDLMTVIKGPDFPTGGIIQGVEGIKKAYETGRGKIIVRSKATIEALKGGKEQIIITELPFEVNKANLVKKIDEQRVDKRLEGISEIRDESDRTGLRIVIELKKDVQAVGILNYLYKSTELQVNYNFNMIAIHNRRPTMMTLPLMLDSYIAHQKDVVTKRSRFDLKKANDRLHIVEGLIKAISILDEVIATIRSSKDKRDAKSNLEAQFGFTESQSEAIVSLQLYRLTNTDITELRAEQEELEKSIARLNDILGNEKQLIKVIKSELAEIRTKFAEERRSIIQAEIEEIKLTLDVLVPSEEVVVTVTKDGYVKRTSTRSHSASNGQDFAMKDSDYLLFEETLNTQHHLLLFTNKGNYIYQPVHELPDIRWKDLGQHISSIVPIDQDEEIIEVIGIDKFDKENIYILTATKEGQIKRSALADYSVTRYSKPIKTMNIKGEDEVIFASLVSTESEILLTTYLSYCLRFDIEEIPVTGVKTGGVKGINLKDEDVLTAVNLLNSEDNQEVVIVTHRGSVKRMNVSEVEKSSRAKRGVVTLKELKSNPHRIFTVKVVSANDTVLLETEKNVQETIVVKSLSKADRYSNGSLKIDVSNDGKLMRVNVSTKE
- a CDS encoding DMT family transporter, whose amino-acid sequence is MILQGRKKGIILVLTAAFFWGISGTVSQYLFQVLHIRAEWLTTVRLLSAGLLLTLIAYKQQGNRIFDIWRHKADILGIIIFGIIGMIGVQYTYLAAIQHGNAATATILQYLGPAIVTSYFILKAKRRPTTKEIIAVFLALLGTFLLVTHGNIQSLSISKLGFFWGILSAFGLAFYTIHPIELLKRWGSTIVVGWGMIIGGVVFSFVAPPWKFEGEWTFTTNFAFLFVVLCGTVLSFYSYLESIKYLSASETSLFACAEPLSAAITSVLFLGVSFGWIDWIGSVFILLTIVVLAKKQKASPG